The Perca fluviatilis chromosome 18, GENO_Pfluv_1.0, whole genome shotgun sequence genomic interval GGCTAAATTAGGTTGATTGACCTTGGATAAATAAGTTGAGAAAACAATCCTACCACAAGGTCCTTTTAACTAGCTGTTACGGAGCTTTTGATCTTATCTTATGATCTTCTTCTTTGACAGATATtgtttgctcagttgtcatggaatTGTATTTGATGTTCAAATTAACTTTTTAATTGTTCTCAAACATTTTAGGTCTTTGTGTCCATGTTGGCTTAAAAGCTTCaaaattcattttaaaactcgaaccacaaggtccatttagtagctgtttTGGAGCTATGTAACACGATCTTCCTCAGCAGACGAAGAGACAATTTGATGTCCAGTTGAGACACTTTAAAGACAAGAAGGCCTTAAAGTGCTCAGAAAAAAAGCAATTGCAGGACTATTAagcaaactccatctgctgatgaaTATGATGTGATATGATAGAAAGCTCCAGGACAGCTATAGGCTACTAAATGAACCTTGTGGCGAGATTGTTTATTCAAATGAACATTCCTGACAGAATGATAACAACAGCAAGACATCGTTTGTGGTTGTCTTATTTTATTTCCAGCGTTATACAATCTTTGCATCTGATCATTTTtgataagtaaaaaaataaactatgtCATAAAATACATCTTGATAAAATACATGACgtgatctttttttattatggaAAAACTTGAAAGGAAATGTCATGTTAGGGGACACCTTACAGCAAGATGTGACACCTATACACTACACATTAGTAACCCTGCTATTTTCACTTGTTACAATACAACTTTGTCAacagtattacacacacattatgctATTGAGCATGATCTAACTTcacatgacatttaaaaacactagATACCACCTCTTCTTGGATTACGGATGACTTGTATTTGCATGCATTTTTGTCTCACCTCAGAGAATCGCACCAGCAGTATGAAATAAGTCAACCCAGTTACAGTCACAGAAAACATGTCATGTACACAACCTTTGATGTTTAGATTCACACAACATCAAAACTCACACtacaaaacattgtttttaagaGAGAGATCATAGCTTGCTGGCTGGTTAAAATACAATTACAGTATCATTGCATAACTTCTTTGCATTCACAAGGCCAGAAGTGTTGGAGAGTTAAGATCTTTCATTAACTCAGATGCACCAAGGCTGCCTTTGAGGCTCTCAAAGCCCTCATCCAAGGAATCAATCTCAGAGTAATTAAAGGAAAACACTGTGCGGTAATTGCTACAAGTTGGACTGGAAGACATGACTGGCGTGCTCAAAGATTCAAGGTCGTTGGCCACTGACTTGTACAGGGTTTCCCAGTCTGAGAGGCAAAAGGGGCTGCTCAGGTCTATGTCAGGGACGGATGCAGCCATCTCTGGACTCACTGCCATCTCCAGGCTGGGCACCAAGTCATCCAGGTCATCTCCTTTCAAGTCCTCCAGATCCTCCTCTTCTGCACTCGAACACAGGAGGATGTTGGAGTTCCCCAAAATGGCTGCAGCAGGGATGCAAGGGACAGTGTCCATGTCTTGACCAATAGAGGCTTCTCCGATGGATGTGTTGCTCTCTGGATGTTTTCCATTCTCTAACATAGACAGCAGCTGTGGGGAGGCCGGAGGATCTTGCAGCATTGTGTTaacatcatcatcttcattattatcctcctcctcatcattatcatcatcatcattgtcaTTTACAGGAAGTTTGCAGGATGGTTTGTGGGAGACTAAGACCTGTTCCAgtctcttcttctccctcagCAGGTCGGCTATCTCTGTCTGGAGCGCAGACTTCTCATCTTCAAGCTTGTCAGTTTCCTGAGGTGAAGAGGGACAAAATCAGAAAAACGACTTGGCATGAGAGGCATGAaaacactgctgccctggtGCTCTGCAGTCATCCCTGCTGTGCCCCTGTTGTCTTTATGTGACATGTCATAAAGTGCTGTATATGTCCGCCGCTTTAGAGGAGTGCATATGCTGTGTGGATGTCCTCTATATGATTGCATACTTACAGCTTGCAGAGTGTCTATCAGCTCCCTTCGTCTGTTACGACACTTTGCTGCAGCAATCttgttcctctctctcctgatcctcctcctttcttcctcctctttggaAGCCTAAAATGAATCAGAAATAATCCATTTAAATGCGCATCCTTCTGAGTTTTGCCTTATCAGCACTTGGCTCGTTAGCACAATTTCACTTgccaaaataaaagaagaagaagaaaaaatcttCCTTGTAGTGTATGCTGGGAATACTGATCTGGTCGGTGCAGACTCTCTTTCAGTCCAGGCGTTAAAATGCTGCACCACTGGCACGGTCTAGTCGGCCACGTGAGCGCGCACTTTTATGCAATTTCCCATCCCATTCATAAACAGTGCTGTGTTCGTTACTCCTAAAGTAATCGCTGCACCAATTAGACATAATCCAATCACCTGATGTGCTATTCCCTGCAGTCATTTATTGCACTACTCGTGTAGCTAcgttcacttaaaaaaaaaaacaacaacaacaattgcATCCCCCTTCACGTCCTGTTgtcattgattgattgattgattgattgattgattgacgtTATTGACGTTATTTTTAAAACTGACATTTCATTACCCCCTCCCCGCCCTGTTTTCTTGCATACCTTTTCTTTCAGTCCTTTCCTGTTGGAGGGCTTTGCCTTGTTTGCCGCGGAAGACGACTGAGTTTTGGTTTTTGCACGGCGGGACGACGGGGAGACAGATGTGATGACTGTCGGCTGCACCATCCACCTTAGATCCGGCGAGGTTGAGATTGCAGTCACGGTCGGAACAAAGGAGTCTGCTGCACTGATCTCAGTATCCTGGAAAAACCCACATCACAGAGACATGCATATGCATGCAGTCAAACACTAATTTAGCTTATCTGATGAGTGAGGAACAACGTTCGTGGCTGACATTTAGATGTGCTTAAATGGTACATCAATCATTTGGCTGAGAAATGGTAATAAAGACAAAAATCAATAGCCTACTGTGCACGAATCTATCAAAATCAGATACATGCCTTATCATCACGTCCTTATCACTCATTTTCAACATCATTATAATCACTCTAAAATGAAAGGTCACAAGCAAGACATGTCTGTGTTTACAAACAATGTCCCTGGAATTATAGAATTATATTGCGGATTTACAGATGCATGGAGACTATAGAGATTGCCTATGTGTTTGTATAGAATCGTTTTCAGCACGGGACCGTAAAATGCTGTGTATGGAATGTTCTTGGATATGTATGAACATTCTGCACTATATATAATAGTCGCCGTTTTGCAACCTATATTAGCCTTATGCGTGAATGATCCTACAATATTTGTGTGGAATATTTTTTGGATGATCAAATCCGTTCCTACCTTGGCGCTGTCCACTGATGATGAAAGCGAGTCAGGAGGATGCTGGCTGCACCCAGGGGTGTCCCCGCCAGGCGATGCTGTGCTACAGCTGGACGATGAGTCGAATTCAGTGCTGGAGTCTGGATGCATGttcctctcgtctaaaatcacTGCATAAAAATATAGAACAGTCTATCTAATCTAAGTAGAAAACTGACTTCTAAACCCCTTACTTATAATTCCATTTGCCGGGTTCATAAATGGCACTGTGCAGATAGTAGAGAGGCCCGCCTTTTATAGTGAGCTGaaattttatgaatgaaatctGTGTGGTGAGACCGAACCATCGCACAGAGGGAGAGgtaagggagaaaaaaaagcgaGCAGATGTTTTCCAATTTAACAATTAAATCCATGGAATGTCTGAACAACAATATAAGCAACCTTCTCATTTCCACTTAGCTATTTTATTAACTCACATATCAAAAAATATCGAGCATATATTAAGTGACACCCCCGCCTGCATGAAGTGCCCATCGCCATGAATGAACTACGTCATTTCATGTATGCAGCATCTGCATCATGTAGCCTACATTATGTTCCCTATACATCCATATGTTCACAATACGTATCTTAATGGTATTGGCCCATTGATGGAAACAAGAGAAGGAAGGTGATGGGAACGTACatatagatttttttatattattaataaacagtttaaaaaaaagtaggtttatgTCGAATAGCCCGGACCAGAACACTGCTGGTGCACTCTGTAGAAGATGCAATGCAATAAAACAGCTGCTCCAACTTATCATTTGGACCAAAACCCAGCATGATTTAATTAATGCACACAGCTTTCAGCACAAGGGCTGATCATTTATGAGCTGCTAAATAAAGTGTCGTGTATAGCATATATCACACATGCGTTTTCACCTGTCTATAGAGCTCCAGCAACAGAATTGTCGCTCTAGTAAAGCAGCCAATCGCCGAATGGCCCTACCGAGCCATATATGGGGTTTCCGGTGAACAGGGGCGCGCTGTGGCGCACTGTGAGCGCGCAGACGGACGTGTAGCTGTGTGTGGGGGCCCACTCACTCAGAAGAAAGTGAAACATGCGCTGAAAGGATCGTCATGCATTGTACCTGACAACAGCGCCATGCGCTACTTTTAGGACACGAAGACGAGGACAAACCCCTGCACTTGACAAGAGCTACAAGAATAGGAAATGCAAGAATAGGAAATGCAgatctgtaaataggctacgtTTAGAAATCATAGTAGGCCTCACATCACACTGGCTTATTTCAGAGAGGCTATTATGCCTCTGCATTTCTATTATTGCTTGATTTGGTGACTGGTTTCCTGGTGATGACCATCCATGCAACGTATCCACAGTTGTTGTCCTTTTACTTGGCCTACACAGACTAATCACATGTGTTGATGCGATGTAGGCTATTGGCACCAATTAGCCTATGCGTTAGGCTACTCACTGCCTAATTCAGCTCCTATAAGAAAAGGGATTGTATAGACTGGATATGCTATATATAGGTTTCAGATGACCTCACAGATCCACTGAAGTGAAAGGGATAGTTGGTGAATAGAGGGGGGCTCTCCCCGCTCACAAGGGCTCCGCTCCATTCTGCTTCCCGGCAGTCACAGCCCCCCCTTTGGGTTTATTTACTGGCACATCATTAGGTGGTCGGCTTGAGCTCATTCAGTCGCCGGCTAAAGAACAGAAGGGTTCAAAGGTCGGACATAACTGCACACACCCCTCGCTAGGCTACAGCTCAAAGACTTGTTTTCATCAAAGCAACTTGAGCATGAATGTGTAGGGCTACAGAACGGCGGAGTTTATTTTTAGACTCAGTGATGTCAGCGTTCAAAGTTCATAGCCTGCTGTGCTCCTGCGAATAACACCTCTGCTGCTATTAGGTACTTAggctaaaatgaaatgaaattttgcCTACACTTGGCTACTCACATGAAATTAGGCCAACATTAGGCTACATTTCAAAATGCTTTACCTATGTGTTTTGTGAATATTAGGCTATTCCATCCATTAACCCTTGTATGTGTTGCTGTAAACTAACTGATTTAGTAgcttatgttatttttttttagattattattgTTAGGCTATTATGGTCAACAATTACCAAAATGCCCATCTTCTATTTTTAGGCCTACCTCTAAAGAtctaaaaacattgttttgaaCAAATAGCCTAGTCTAGTCTTGGTCAGCATTGCTGCTTTGCCAACCAGTCAAACAAAATACTCAAACAATCCACAAGGTAAACTGGTTGTTTGGTGTTTAGTTTCATTCCGCTGCTCCGCAGACACCATGGAGAGAGTCTGTCTGAGAGCTGAGAGCCCCGGCCCGGCACAGACAGAACTCTCACTCTGACACTGTTTCCTGGAACCAAAAAAACGTCATGACGTGTTGTGCGGGGCCTCTGCACAGACGACGCTGAACACCGGCTTTTTAATTTTACTTGAGTGATCCGTCATCACAACACAAACGATCGTTGTTGCTATGCAAAATGAGGACGTCACTGACGCGAAGGGGAGGAGTGTTGCTGTGACAACCAGGAATGTTCAACAAAACACGAGCGCGggaaacaaaacataaattagCCTATTTAACCTATAGCGATGCACTTTGCCACAGTAACACTATTGTCAACACTTTATACCTTTTATTAATGTCATGTTACCAAAAGAGCCAGCCTGAAGCctgcactgttaaaaaaaagggcATTTATTtcaaaggaaagggaaaaacgCAGCAGAATGTAGCCTATGAATGACGATTGTGGCCAGAGTTTATGTTTTGTGCCCATTCATAACTTTGTATAAATGCTAAGTCAAGAAAAAACTACCAGcaagatgttgctgacactaCTGGGGTCTCAGACTTGTGTGCTACTTCTATTAAGACCTGGTTACAGAACTTCATAAAGTAGCCTAGGCCTAATTAAGTTAAACACTTAATTTGAAGAGCAACATAAGGTCTGAATGTTGGCTCAGTGTCCACGCTGCATGATTCATAGCTTGTTGTGCAAATTATGAGGATTCCCTTTACCTCAGTCTTAGGGAAGACCTAGGCTATATGATCACGCCTGGCCACTAGGCTACTGAGAAAAGCAAACTGCTGTTGTGTAAAAAGTATGGCCTAGGCCTGCACATAAACCGGTTATCAGCTTGCTCTGCAACTAAACACACCTTGGATAGATTGCACACAAAAGGTACAAGCACTGCCTGGGGCCAGAATACACGCAATCACCTCTGATCTGACGTGTATTTAAATGTTGTTCCTGGCATATATTTATAGTTGTTTTGAATTTCAAACAAATTATGCACATTCCTGTATCCCATTCTAATAAACACGTTCAGGGGTAGAAAGAGAGTCACACG includes:
- the LOC120546603 gene encoding proto-oncogene c-Fos-like, which translates into the protein MHPDSSTEFDSSSSCSTASPGGDTPGCSQHPPDSLSSSVDSAKDTEISAADSFVPTVTAISTSPDLRWMVQPTVITSVSPSSRRAKTKTQSSSAANKAKPSNRKGLKEKASKEEEERRRIRRERNKIAAAKCRNRRRELIDTLQAETDKLEDEKSALQTEIADLLREKKRLEQVLVSHKPSCKLPVNDNDDDDNDEEEDNNEDDDVNTMLQDPPASPQLLSMLENGKHPESNTSIGEASIGQDMDTVPCIPAAAILGNSNILLCSSAEEEDLEDLKGDDLDDLVPSLEMAVSPEMAASVPDIDLSSPFCLSDWETLYKSVANDLESLSTPVMSSSPTCSNYRTVFSFNYSEIDSLDEGFESLKGSLGASELMKDLNSPTLLAL